TGGCCTTACGGAGGAATTCCAGCAGTTCATCGTTGGTCTTGTACTGCTTCATCCACTTAATGACTTTATCCATAATTCCGTTTTCGGTGTCGTTCTGCATACCCTGACGAACACTCCAGATGATGTCCTGTTCGCGGAGGGTGAGCAAACGGTCTTCCTTACGGGTACCGGATTTGAAAATGTCAATGGCAGGCCAGGTGCGCTTTTCTGCCAGGCGGCGGTCAAGAACCAGTTCCATGTTACCGGTGCCCTTGAATTCTTCGAAGATCACTTCGTCCATGCGGCTACCGGTTTCAATCAAAGCGGTACCGATAATGGTGAGGGAACCGTTCTTCTGGACAATTTCACGGACGGGTTCGCCAAAAATAGTCTGGACAATCTGACCGTTGGAATCCTTCTGGAAGTCTCCCAGTTTGTCTGCAATTTTACGGGCTGCACCAAAGAACTTCTTGGGGAACTGCATGGCCATGGCGTCCACACCACCAGAGAGGATCTTGCCGGAGTGGGGGATCACAACGTTGTTTGCGCGAGCGAAACGGGTGATGGAGTCCAGGAGAACCACAACATCCTTCTGCTGTTCCACAAGGCGCTTTGCCTTTTCAAGAACCATGGTGGCAACGCGGGCGTGATGGTCAGGAGGTTCGTCGAATGTAGATGCAACAACTTCAGCCTTGATGGTGGGATTCTTTTCCACAAGCTTGCCCACGATTTCGCGCATTTCGGTCACTTCTTCGGGACGTTCATCAATGAGGAGAACCATGATGACGCATTCCGGGTGGTTTGCGGCAATGGCGCGGGTAATGTTCTGCAAAAGAATTGTCTTACCGGTGCGGGGAGGAGCCAGGATAATGGAACGCTGGCCCTTACCGATGGGGCTGAACAAATCCATGACGCGGGTGGTCAATTCATCCTGATCGTGTTCCAGGCGAATCTTTTCGTTGGGATGGATCGGGGTGAGGTATTCGAAAGCCACGCGACGCTTGATTTTTTCAGGATCGTCGAAATTTACTTTGTCCACACGACGCAGTGCGTAGAACTTGTCGCCATCGCGGGGCGGACGTGCAAGACCTGCAACGGTGTCACCAACCTTGAGGCCGAAACGGCGGATCAGGTTCTGGCTAACGTAAACGTCGTCCGGACCCTGCTGGTAGTTGAATTCGGTGTTGCGGAGGAAGCCGTGGCCCTGGGGGGTAACTTCCAAAAGACCTTCGGCGTAAACGATGTTGTTTTCGTTTTCCAGGCTCTGGAGCAAAAGACCCAGGGACTGCTTGCGGTAACGGCGGAAGTCCAGATTTTCCTTCTGACTTGCCAGTTCCTGCAAGTCGCTCATGGTCATCTTGCGATACTTGGCCCAGCAATCGCGAGCCTTGCACCAGGCTTCGGAATCCGGTTCCGGAAGGGGCGTGGCGTCTTCCTGTTCTTCCTGCTGTTGACGGTTGTTGTTATTGTTGTTGCGGTTGTTCTTGTTGAACTTGTTTTTCTTGTCCCACTTGTTGAAACGGCCGCCTTGCTGATAGCGCTGCTGATTGTTTTCG
The Fibrobacter sp. DNA segment above includes these coding regions:
- the rho gene encoding transcription termination factor Rho, which encodes MTMSDLQELASQKENLDFRRYRKQSLGLLLQSLENENNIVYAEGLLEVTPQGHGFLRNTEFNYQQGPDDVYVSQNLIRRFGLKVGDTVAGLARPPRDGDKFYALRRVDKVNFDDPEKIKRRVAFEYLTPIHPNEKIRLEHDQDELTTRVMDLFSPIGKGQRSIILAPPRTGKTILLQNITRAIAANHPECVIMVLLIDERPEEVTEMREIVGKLVEKNPTIKAEVVASTFDEPPDHHARVATMVLEKAKRLVEQQKDVVVLLDSITRFARANNVVIPHSGKILSGGVDAMAMQFPKKFFGAARKIADKLGDFQKDSNGQIVQTIFGEPVREIVQKNGSLTIIGTALIETGSRMDEVIFEEFKGTGNMELVLDRRLAEKRTWPAIDIFKSGTRKEDRLLTLREQDIIWSVRQGMQNDTENGIMDKVIKWMKQYKTNDELLEFLRKAKDSVR